A window of Devosia chinhatensis genomic DNA:
ACCTTTCGCGACCCGCAGCTTTAGTGCGTTGATGGACGCTATCCGGTGCCCAAAATTCTGAACGCCATCGCGGCCGGTCACGAGCATTGAACCCAGGTTTGCCGAATTACCCTTTGGCCCCTGCCACAGCCGGCCGTCAGCAATCAGGCCCGCGCCGACAAATTCGCTTATTAGGAAATAGGCCATGTTATCCGGACGCGGCGGGGTGCGGCTTACCAATTCGCCCCAGCAGGCGGCATTGCCGTCATTGAGTAGGAAGGTTGGAAGACCAGACGCTTCCGCAATCCGCGCTGCCAGATTGGTGTCTCGCCATGCAGCTGCCTGCGCCTCCGAACCACCAACCAGCTCGGGATTGCGACCAAATCCTCCAGGAGCCGCAAGGCCGATGCCAAGGATTCGATCCCGGTATTTCTCGGGGACAGCCGTCGCCATTAGCCTGCAAAGGGAAGCGACTTCTGCGAAAACGTTGTGGCTATCAGGGAAATCGTAATCGCGGCGATGCTCCCCGAGCACAGCACCGGTCAGGTCCCTGATCAGGACGGTGAGGTGTCGCCAGCCGACCTCGCAACCGATGCAATAGGCACCGTTCGGGTCGATGAGAATTGGGGTGGCGGGTTGCCCGCGTCGGCCGCGCACGCTTTCGCCGCGATAGACCATGCCCGATGATTCGAGAAACTCAACAATCCGCGCGACGGTTTGCGCTCCGAGTCCCGTTTTACGCGCTAACTGCGCCGGCGATATTCCTTGGTTGGTCGCAACCGCGATCAGGACGGCCCGCTCGTTGTTTACGCGCAGGCTCTCCCGTTCCATGCGTTGAGCGGACCGATCAAAGATGTCCGATGAAGTCAATGCACGCAGTTCCCTTGTCGCCGAGAACCGCTTATGCACCGCGCCGGGCTCTACCCCAAGCTATTTCTGCCATCAGGGCATTTTTCTCGCCTTGGCGCCTACCACGCGGAGAGGGGCCCGCTCGGTAACCTTCTGGGTCCCCGGCAGGCGGAATCGCTCGATCATGCCGTCAAGACTGCTGGCTAAGCGCTCGGTCTGTTCGATCGCAGCGTTGGTTTCTTCGACGAGAGCGGCGTTATGCTGTGTCATCTCGTCGAGCTGACGCACCGCTTCTGATACGGACCCGATTGCCCCAGCCTGCTCCTGACTTGCGACGGATATGGCCGCCATAGTCACCGCATTGCTACGGACAATTTTAAGAAGTGTCTCGATATTTTCGGCTGCGGAAGCAACGAGAGCTTCGCCCTCCGCCACATCCTGGCTGCTCTGCTCAATCAAGCCTTTCACCTGCGAGGAGGATGAAGCCGCTGACTGCGCCAGCCGCCGCACTTCTTGGGCGACCACGGCGAAACCCTTCCCAGCGTCGCCGGCGCGTGCCGCTTCCACGGACGCATTGAGGGCGAGAAGATTGGTCTGGAAGGCAATATCGTCGATCAGGCCGATTATGCCGGAAATCTCACTTGAAGACTTGCTAATGCGGTGCATCGCGGACGTCGCCTTGCCCATCGCGTCGCCACCCTTTTCGGCGGTACCGGCCGCAACTTTCCCCTGCGCTGCGGCCTCTTCGGCGCGCTGAGAATTGTCGGTAACGGTGGCGGCCAGTTGCTCCATAGCTGCCGTTGTCTCCTCGATTGTGGCCGCCTGACGCGAGGTGCGGTTAGCGAGGTCATTGGCGCCCGCGAGTATCTCCCCCGTTGCAGTTCGCAATGAGCTCGAAGCGACCTGAACCTCGCCGATGACGTCGGACAGGCGGGAAGCGACAGAATTGGTGTTTTCCTGCAATTGCCGGAACGCACCGCTGAACTTGCCATCGACGCGCTGCGTCAGGTCCGATCTCGCCATGGACGCCAGAACGGCGCCAGACGCGGCCATGCCCTCAGACACGCGATCCAGTAGCCGGTTAATGTCGCTGGCAAGCGTCACGACCTCCTCGTCGTCGAAGCTGGCGTCGACCCGAGGTTCAAGGTTACCTTCGCAAGCCGAAGAAACGACGGCGCCGAAGGACGATGTCAGCTCCGCAATCATCTGCCGTCGCTTCTGGTCCATGGACTGCCGCTCGGTGAGCTGCATCTGCGTGGCCTTGGCCAGCTTTACACCATTGGCGCGGAAAATTTCCGCTGCATCGGCAATTTGCCCGATTTCGTCCTTGCGCCCGACGAATGGGATGGCGACCTCTGTTTTGCCGGCGGCGAGCTCGGACAAGGCAATCTTGATCTTTTCCAGCCTGCCAGAGACGCTGAAGATCGCGACATACCCGCCGTAACTCATCAGGCCGACAGCGATTGCAGCACCAACCCACATCAGCATTTCAACGAGCTGACCCAGCTTAGCTTCGTCCGCGATGTCGACGAATGCCGCATTCTCGAGGTGAAGGGCATAGGCACCGATATCCGCAGTCACGGGGTCGATAGCGAGGTATAAAAATTGCTCGGCAAAACCCACAAGAGCGTCGCGATCCTCTGCCACAAGGATCTCTTGAAGCTTTACAATCTCAGGTTGGGCATTGGCCATGCTTGCCCTGATAGCATCCATGAAGGATTGCTCGTCGGGTTGCACGTTGTGCTGCGCGATCTGCGCCCACGTTCTGCTTGCGTCGTGGAGCGCGCGGTTCATCACAGCCCGCGCCTCTTCCCACTCCACTGTACCAGCCCTGGTCTTGTGGACGTTATCCACGATCGACACTGCGTAGTCATCCGATAAGGTTTTCAGATCGCGGATCGGCGCGATGTGGTCGTTGACCAGCATCGCAGAATAATCCTGCGCACGCTTGACTATCAAAAAATTGGCGACGATCAGCGCTACGATAAGCACGGCAAGCAACGAAAAGGCTAGTGTAAGCCTGGTTCTGAGGGACATGGGATCCACACGCGAAAAAGCCTCGACGGACAGCGGGGCTATTTGTTGATTTACTCCGCCGTCGCTCGGCGGCATGACTTATCTCGGCTGAACGCTAGAAGGAGCGCGGGTCCAACAGAGCGTCGGGATCTAGGATGGAGACCAGCTGCTCTTCGACCTTGATCAACCCGCGAACGGCGGTGTTGCGCTCGGCTTTGGGCACCTGTCGCATGTCGTCGACGCCGGCGAACACAATATCGGACACTGTGTCGACGATCAGCCCGACGTCCTCGCCGCTTATCGACACAACGATCACAACTTTGGAATCCGGCGTCTTGTCGGACCAGTCCCCGCCAATCATGCGCGCAAGGTCGAAGATACGGACCACCGCGCCCCGGATATCGAGAATGCCGTCCGACCCATTTTGGCCCGGCATCTGTGTGGTCGGTGTCCATCCTCGAATCTCGCGCACAGACATGATGTCGATAGCGAGCGATCGCCCGGCGCAAGTGAAGGTAACGTATTGCCCGGGGGTATCCATCGAAGTGGGCGCAACCGGCTCGATCGACGGCGAAGTCACTGCAGCGGCTTGCATTTTTAAACTCATTTCTCGGCCTACGCGGCCGTTTTCCGGGTCGCGGTCCGCGACGACAAAACTCGTGCGTTACCTTTCTCGCCTACGGCCGGGAACCTGAAGGCACTCAGCAGGTCGTCAAGCCTCTTGGCCTGTGTCTCGGTGTCAGCGATCGACGCGTTGGTTTGCTCGACCAGGGTCGCGTTGCGCTGGGTCATGCCGTCGAGTTCTGCCATGAGCGCCGACAGCTCCTCCACCGAGGCGCGCTGGCGCGCGTTTTCCTTGGCAATTTCATCCGCAAGCCCCCGGTTTCGACCAATGTCGGCGGCCATGGATTGGAGCCTGTTCGCCGCGTCGGCCACTAGCTGGTTGCCGCCCCTTACCGTTTCGGCCGACTTGTCGATGAGCTGCTTGATGTCACCCGAGGCTGTGGCCGCGGACTGGGCGAGGCGACGCACCTCGATGGCGACGACAGCAAAACCTTTGCCCGCCTCACCGGCGCGGGCTGCCTCGACGGATGCGTTGAGGGCCAGAAGGTTGGTCTGGAACGCGATATCGTCGATGAGGCCGACTATCGCCGAGATCTTGCGGCTGTCATCCGAAATCGCCGTCATTGCAACGCTTGCCGCTTCCATTACGGTCTGGGTTTTGCTTACGCTCTCGTCGAGGGACTTTGCATTGTCGAGCGCCGATAGTGCACGAGCTTCGGTTTCTTCGGCACCACCCTTGAGGCTGATCATCGACCCACCTGCCTCGGCGATCGCTTCAGCTTGGCGAAGGGTGCGATCGGAAAGATTACCCGACCCCGCCAGGATGTCACTGGTATGCGAACGCATGATGTTCGAGGCTGCCTGTAGGTTCGTCATAGTGCCCGCCAGCTTGCCGACGGACTCATTGAAGGCGTGTCGAACGGTCTCAAGCTCCTGCGGGAATGGGCCGGCGATCGAGACGCTGAGGTCGCCGTCGGCGAGGCAGTTGAGGCATCGATCGATTTCTTCCACGGCCGCTTTACGGAGCGTGATGTCGGTAGCGTATTTGATGACCTTGTAGGGCAAACCCTCGGCATTCATCATGGGATTATAAGTGGCTTGAATCCAGACGTTGCGACCGCCTTTTCCCACACGACGATACTCGGCAGCCTGGAACTGGCCGCTCCCGAGTTTGCGCCAGAATTCGGCGTAGGCCTCACTTTTTGCCTCTGCAGGATCAACGAACATGCTGTGGTGCCGGCCGACGATCTCGTTCTGCTCGTATCCCATTGCGGCGCAGAAATTGTCGTTGGCCGTGAGGACGGTTCCATCGAGAGCAAACTCGATGATGGCCTGGGAGCGGGACGCTGCCTCCATCTGCCGCTGGAACTCGCGCGCCGCGACATGCTTGGCCGTGATGTCGCTCGCCAGCTTGACGACGCGGATCACCACGCCGGCTTCGTCGACGATCGGATTGTAGGAGGCCTCGATCCAAATTTCCTTGCCGCGCTTGCCGAAGCGACGGAAGGTCATCGACTTGAATTCGCCGTGTGCCAGTGCGTCCCAGAAAGCCCGGTATTCCGGACCGCGCTGTTCGTCTGGGTCTACGAACATGCGGTGATGCTTATTGACGATTTCGTCGAGGCTATAGCCCATGAGTCTGAGGAAGTTGTCGTTGGCGTCCAAGATTTCGCCTGCCGGCGTAAATTCTATGATGGCGTGAGATCGGCGCAGGGCAGACATTATTCTGCTATCGCCTCTCGACTGTTCCACTTGCCTTTTCCATAGAACGCGCATGCCCGAAACCCTCAAAGACCAGCTTCAACCTACGCCCCAAACGTAAATCCTTCTTTGACGGAATTTATTAGCAAAGGCCGCATTTGCTCGTGATAATTTGTGCAGAATTAGGGGTTCAGAACCCAAAATCGATAATTACCTTCCGAAAGAGCATTTTATCGGTTGATCGTCGCACGGCTGCGGCTGTTATGACGGAAATCAGCCTTGTTAGGTGAGTGTTCAACT
This region includes:
- a CDS encoding methyl-accepting chemotaxis protein, with amino-acid sequence MPPSDGGVNQQIAPLSVEAFSRVDPMSLRTRLTLAFSLLAVLIVALIVANFLIVKRAQDYSAMLVNDHIAPIRDLKTLSDDYAVSIVDNVHKTRAGTVEWEEARAVMNRALHDASRTWAQIAQHNVQPDEQSFMDAIRASMANAQPEIVKLQEILVAEDRDALVGFAEQFLYLAIDPVTADIGAYALHLENAAFVDIADEAKLGQLVEMLMWVGAAIAVGLMSYGGYVAIFSVSGRLEKIKIALSELAAGKTEVAIPFVGRKDEIGQIADAAEIFRANGVKLAKATQMQLTERQSMDQKRRQMIAELTSSFGAVVSSACEGNLEPRVDASFDDEEVVTLASDINRLLDRVSEGMAASGAVLASMARSDLTQRVDGKFSGAFRQLQENTNSVASRLSDVIGEVQVASSSLRTATGEILAGANDLANRTSRQAATIEETTAAMEQLAATVTDNSQRAEEAAAQGKVAAGTAEKGGDAMGKATSAMHRISKSSSEISGIIGLIDDIAFQTNLLALNASVEAARAGDAGKGFAVVAQEVRRLAQSAASSSSQVKGLIEQSSQDVAEGEALVASAAENIETLLKIVRSNAVTMAAISVASQEQAGAIGSVSEAVRQLDEMTQHNAALVEETNAAIEQTERLASSLDGMIERFRLPGTQKVTERAPLRVVGAKARKMP
- a CDS encoding methyl-accepting chemotaxis protein, with translation MRVLWKRQVEQSRGDSRIMSALRRSHAIIEFTPAGEILDANDNFLRLMGYSLDEIVNKHHRMFVDPDEQRGPEYRAFWDALAHGEFKSMTFRRFGKRGKEIWIEASYNPIVDEAGVVIRVVKLASDITAKHVAAREFQRQMEAASRSQAIIEFALDGTVLTANDNFCAAMGYEQNEIVGRHHSMFVDPAEAKSEAYAEFWRKLGSGQFQAAEYRRVGKGGRNVWIQATYNPMMNAEGLPYKVIKYATDITLRKAAVEEIDRCLNCLADGDLSVSIAGPFPQELETVRHAFNESVGKLAGTMTNLQAASNIMRSHTSDILAGSGNLSDRTLRQAEAIAEAGGSMISLKGGAEETEARALSALDNAKSLDESVSKTQTVMEAASVAMTAISDDSRKISAIVGLIDDIAFQTNLLALNASVEAARAGEAGKGFAVVAIEVRRLAQSAATASGDIKQLIDKSAETVRGGNQLVADAANRLQSMAADIGRNRGLADEIAKENARQRASVEELSALMAELDGMTQRNATLVEQTNASIADTETQAKRLDDLLSAFRFPAVGEKGNARVLSSRTATRKTAA
- a CDS encoding ROK family transcriptional regulator translates to MHKRFSATRELRALTSSDIFDRSAQRMERESLRVNNERAVLIAVATNQGISPAQLARKTGLGAQTVARIVEFLESSGMVYRGESVRGRRGQPATPILIDPNGAYCIGCEVGWRHLTVLIRDLTGAVLGEHRRDYDFPDSHNVFAEVASLCRLMATAVPEKYRDRILGIGLAAPGGFGRNPELVGGSEAQAAAWRDTNLAARIAEASGLPTFLLNDGNAACWGELVSRTPPRPDNMAYFLISEFVGAGLIADGRLWQGPKGNSANLGSMLVTGRDGVQNFGHRIASINALKLRVAKGGTALHGDPLTWDWEAFKDVADEWIEDGAYAVAKTIINTSAVMEFDIVVVDGVMPRPIVTRFVDRVRAHLDKLPVLTSDRPRVEEGTLGWRAPAMGAALKPLYRRYFSRERDDVAL
- a CDS encoding chemotaxis protein CheW; its protein translation is MQAAAVTSPSIEPVAPTSMDTPGQYVTFTCAGRSLAIDIMSVREIRGWTPTTQMPGQNGSDGILDIRGAVVRIFDLARMIGGDWSDKTPDSKVVIVVSISGEDVGLIVDTVSDIVFAGVDDMRQVPKAERNTAVRGLIKVEEQLVSILDPDALLDPRSF